The Bacteroides ovatus genomic interval AGTCGGGCACATTGGGACAAGTGATTAAGAAGTTGCTTCCGCAAGGAAAGACGACAGTATTTAAGGCACAGTTGCGTATCTTACCTTCGGTGGCATTTATTTCTGCCTTTCTGAATAATACGCCTGTTGTGGTTATTTTTGCCCCGATTATCAAGCATTGGGCTAAGTCGGTGAATCTCCCGGCTACGAAGTTTTTGATTCCTCTTTCTTATGTGACTATTTTGGGAGGTATCTGTACCTTGATCGGTACTTCTACCAATCTGGTGGTGCACGGTATGATATTGGAGGCCGGATTTGAAGGCTTTTCTATGTTCGAGCTCGGAAAGGTGGGTATTTTTATAGCTATTGCCGGAATCATTTATATATTTCTTTTCTCCAAACGTCTTTTGCCGGATGCACGTCCGGATACGGCTGTGCCGGATGAAGAAGTAGAAGAAGGGGAGAAGTTGCATCGGGTAGAGGCTGTTTTGGGTGCCCGTTTTCCCGGTATCAATAAAAAACTGAAGGATTTTAATTTCCAACGTCATTATGGTGCAGAGGTAAAAGAGATCAAGACACGTAACGGACAGCGCTTCGTCACTAACTTGGACGATGTGGTACTTCATGAAGGGGATACGCTTGTTGTGATGGCTGATGATACTTTTATCCCGACGTGGGGGGAATCTTCTGTGTTTGTCTTGTTGACAAACGGGAATGAACCGGATACTAGCGGGAAGAAGAAGCGTTGGTTTGCTTTGTTGTTGCTGGTGCTGATGATTGTGGGTGCAACGGTAGGGGAGCTTCCGGTAACGAAGGAGATGTTTCCGGATATCAAGTTGGATATGTTTTTCTTTGTGTCTATTACTACTATTATTATGGCATGGACGAATCTGTTCCCTGCCCGTAAATATACTAAATATATTTCGTGGGATATTCTGATTACGATTGCCTGTGCCTTTGCTATCAGTAAGGCGATGGTGAACTCCGGCGTGGCGGATAGCGTTGCGAAGTTTATTATCGGATTGAGTGATGATTACGGCCCACATGTGTTGCTTGCAATGGTATTTATTATCACGAACTTGTTTACGGAATTGATTACTAATAATGCGGCAGCGGCTTTGGCGTTTCCTTTGGCACTGTCAATCTCTGCCCAATTAGGAGTGAGCCCTACGCCTTTCTTTGTGGTAATCTGTATGGCTGCATCTGCCAGCTTCTCGACACCGATTGGTTATCAGACAAATTTGATTGTGCAAGGTATCGGTAACTATAAGTTTACGGATTTTGTACGTATCGGGTTGCCGCTTAATATTATCACTTTCTTAATCTCTATTATTCTGGTTCCGTTGATCTGGAACTTTTAAATAAAATTGTAAATGGAAGAAAAGAACCATATATATCCGATATTTGACCGCATGATGACGCGGCAGGACAAAGAAGAGCTTTTGGGGCAACACAGTGTGATGATCTGGTTTACCGGATTGAGTGGTTCCGGAAAGAGCACGATTGCCATCGCATTAGAACGTGAGCTTCATAAGCGTGGATTGCTTTGTCGTATCCTGGATGGGGATAATATCCGTAGTGGAATTAATAATAACCTGGGATTCTCTGAAACGGACCGGGTGGAAAATATCCGTCGCATAGCGGAAGTGTCTAAGCTGTTCTTGGATAGTGGTATCATTACGATTGCTGCATTTATCAGCCCTAATAATGATATTCGCGAAATGGCTGCAAACATTATTGGTAAGGATGATTTCCTGGAGGTTTTCGTTAGTACTCCGTTGGAGGAATGTGAGAAACGTGATGTGAAAGGATTGTATGCGAAGGCACGGAAAGGGGAAATTCAGAATTTTACAGGAATTTCCGCACCTTTCGAGGTTCCCGAACACCCGGCTTTGTCACTGGATACTTCCAAATTGACTTTGGAGGAGTCGGTGAACCGTTTGTTGGAGCTTGTTTTGCCAAAAGTGAAGTGTATAAAATGAAATAAATATGGAAGAATATAAATTAAGCCACTTGAAGGAGCTCGAAGCCGAGTCTATTCATATCATCCGCGAGGTGGCGGCGGAATTTGAGAATCCGGTGATGCTTTACAGTATCGGAAAGGATTCTTCGGTAATGGTACGCTTGGCTGAAAAAGCGTTTTATCCGGGTAAAGTGCCATTCCCGTTGATGCATATCGATTCGAAATGGAAGTTCAAGGAGATGATTCAGTTTCGTGATGAATATGCGAAGAAGTACGGATGGAATCTGATCGTTGAAAGTAATATGGAGGCTTTTCATGCAGGGGTAGGACCTTTTACGCATGGAAGTAAGGTGCATACGGACTTGATGAAGACGCAGGCTTTGCTTCATGCGTTGGATAAGTATAAGTTTGATGCTGCATTTGGTGGTGCTCGTCGTGACGAGGAGAAGTCACGTGCGAAGGAACGTATTTTCTCTTTCCGGGATAAGTTTCACCAATGGGACCCGAAGAATCAGCGTCCTGAATTGTGGGATATTTATAATGCCCGCGTACATAAAGGGGAAAGTATCCGCGTATTTCCGATTAGCAACTGGACTGAATTGGATATTTGGCAGTATATTCGCTTGGAGAATATTCCGATCGTTCCGCTGTATTATGCTAAGGAGCGTCCGGTGATTAATTTAGATGGCAATATTATTATGGCGGATGATGACCGTTTGCCTGAAAAATACCGTGACCAGATTGAAATGAAGATGGTTCGTTTTCGTACGTTGGGCTGCTGGCCTCTGACTGGGGCGGTGGAAAGTGGAGCTGCTACGATTGAAGAGATTGTGGAGGAAATGATGACTACGACGAAAAGTGAACGTACTACCCGTGTGATTGACTTTGACCAGGAGGGTAGTATGGAACAAAAGAAACGTGAAGGATACTTTTAATTGTAACTAGTAATGGCAGATAATAAATTAGATATAAAAGCTTTTCTGGACAAGGATGAACAGAAAGACTTGTTGAGATTGTTGACTGCGGGTTCGGTAGATGATGGAAAATCTACGTTGATCGGACGCTTGTTGTTTGACAGTAAGAAATTGTATGAGGATCAACTGGATGCACTGGAACGTGATAGTAAGCGTGTAGGAAATGCAGGCGAGCATATTGATTATGCGTTATTACTGGATGGTTTGAAGGCTGAACGTGAACAGGGTATTACGATTGACGTGGCTTATCGTTATTTTTCTACTAATGGCCGTAAGTTTATCATCGCGGATACTCCGGGACACGAACAGTATACCCGTAATATGATTACCGGAGGATCTACGGCTAACTTGGCTATTATCCTGGTGGATGCCCGTACCGGAGTGATTACCCAGACTCGTCGCCACACTTTCCTGGTGTCTTTGTTGGGAATCAAACATGTGGTATTGGCTGTCAATAAGATGGACCTGGTGGATTTCTCGGAAGAGCGTTTTAACGAGATTGTGGCTGACTATAAGAAGTTTGTTGCTCCATTAGGTATTCCTGACGTCAACTGTATTCCGCTTTCTGCATTGGATGGGGATAATGTAGTGGATAAGTCTGAACGTACTCCGTGGTACAAGGGCATTTCTTTGCTCGATTTTCTTGAAACGGTTCATATTGACAATGACCATAATTTTACGGATTTCCGTTTCCCGGTTCAGTATGTGCTTCGTCCGAATCTGGATTTCAGGGGATTCTGTGGTAAAGTTGCATCAGGTATTGTTCGCAAGGGCGATACGGTGATGGCACTTCCTTCTGGAAAAACATCTAAGGTGAAGAGCATCGTGACTTATGACGGGGAATTGGATTACGCTTTCCCACCGCAGTCTGTGACCTTGACATTGGAGGATGAGATTGACGTGTCGCGCGGCGAAATGTTGGTGCATCCTGACAATCTGCCGACGGTGGATCGTAACTTTGATGCGATGATGGTCTGGATGGATGAAGAACCGATGGATGTAAATAAGTCCTTCTTTATTAAGCAGACTACCAATTTGAGCCGTACGCGTATTGATACGATAAAGTATAAGGTGGACGTGAATACGATGGAGCATCTGTCTCTGGAGAATGGTCAGCTGACTAAAGAAACGTTGCCTTTGCAGTTGAATCAGATTGCCCGTGTGGTGCTGACTA includes:
- the cysC gene encoding adenylyl-sulfate kinase; the encoded protein is MEEKNHIYPIFDRMMTRQDKEELLGQHSVMIWFTGLSGSGKSTIAIALERELHKRGLLCRILDGDNIRSGINNNLGFSETDRVENIRRIAEVSKLFLDSGIITIAAFISPNNDIREMAANIIGKDDFLEVFVSTPLEECEKRDVKGLYAKARKGEIQNFTGISAPFEVPEHPALSLDTSKLTLEESVNRLLELVLPKVKCIK
- a CDS encoding SLC13 family permease, with translation MTFEIVFVLLSLLGMVAALIADKMRPGMILFSVVVLFLCAGILTPKEMLEGFSNKGMITVALLFLVSEGIRQSGTLGQVIKKLLPQGKTTVFKAQLRILPSVAFISAFLNNTPVVVIFAPIIKHWAKSVNLPATKFLIPLSYVTILGGICTLIGTSTNLVVHGMILEAGFEGFSMFELGKVGIFIAIAGIIYIFLFSKRLLPDARPDTAVPDEEVEEGEKLHRVEAVLGARFPGINKKLKDFNFQRHYGAEVKEIKTRNGQRFVTNLDDVVLHEGDTLVVMADDTFIPTWGESSVFVLLTNGNEPDTSGKKKRWFALLLLVLMIVGATVGELPVTKEMFPDIKLDMFFFVSITTIIMAWTNLFPARKYTKYISWDILITIACAFAISKAMVNSGVADSVAKFIIGLSDDYGPHVLLAMVFIITNLFTELITNNAAAALAFPLALSISAQLGVSPTPFFVVICMAASASFSTPIGYQTNLIVQGIGNYKFTDFVRIGLPLNIITFLISIILVPLIWNF
- the cysN gene encoding sulfate adenylyltransferase subunit CysN, whose product is MADNKLDIKAFLDKDEQKDLLRLLTAGSVDDGKSTLIGRLLFDSKKLYEDQLDALERDSKRVGNAGEHIDYALLLDGLKAEREQGITIDVAYRYFSTNGRKFIIADTPGHEQYTRNMITGGSTANLAIILVDARTGVITQTRRHTFLVSLLGIKHVVLAVNKMDLVDFSEERFNEIVADYKKFVAPLGIPDVNCIPLSALDGDNVVDKSERTPWYKGISLLDFLETVHIDNDHNFTDFRFPVQYVLRPNLDFRGFCGKVASGIVRKGDTVMALPSGKTSKVKSIVTYDGELDYAFPPQSVTLTLEDEIDVSRGEMLVHPDNLPTVDRNFDAMMVWMDEEPMDVNKSFFIKQTTNLSRTRIDTIKYKVDVNTMEHLSLENGQLTKETLPLQLNQIARVVLTTAKELFFDPYKKNKSCGSFILIDPITNNTSAVGMIIDRVEMKDMSDTEDIPVLDMAKLGIAPEHYEAVEKVVKELERQGLAVRLIK
- the cysD gene encoding sulfate adenylyltransferase subunit CysD — encoded protein: MEEYKLSHLKELEAESIHIIREVAAEFENPVMLYSIGKDSSVMVRLAEKAFYPGKVPFPLMHIDSKWKFKEMIQFRDEYAKKYGWNLIVESNMEAFHAGVGPFTHGSKVHTDLMKTQALLHALDKYKFDAAFGGARRDEEKSRAKERIFSFRDKFHQWDPKNQRPELWDIYNARVHKGESIRVFPISNWTELDIWQYIRLENIPIVPLYYAKERPVINLDGNIIMADDDRLPEKYRDQIEMKMVRFRTLGCWPLTGAVESGAATIEEIVEEMMTTTKSERTTRVIDFDQEGSMEQKKREGYF